In Lates calcarifer isolate ASB-BC8 linkage group LG15, TLL_Latcal_v3, whole genome shotgun sequence, one genomic interval encodes:
- the LOC108889485 gene encoding focal adhesion kinase 1 isoform X10: MEMRRQVTVSWDSGGSDEAPPKPSRPGYPSPRSSEGFYPSPQHPGHYQMAGYPGPHTLPSVPSALYPPQAAMLDTHHAHTHPRHHVHTHSHAQHLPQPHGQDMVLWGSAMEDRAVDMQQCVGQQCLLMEEQLMIQQQQMEEDQRWLEQEERLLKPDTRSSRGSLDREEGGLQPPTGNQHIYQPVGKPEHAAPPKKPPRPGAQSQVGSLACLNTGDSYNDGVKLQPQEISPPPTANLDRSNDKVYENVTGLVKAVIEMSSKIQPAPPEEYVPMVKDVGLALRTLLATVDETLPQLPASTHREIEMAQKLLNSDLAELIGKMKLAQQYVMTSLQQDYKKQMLTAAHALAVDAKNLLDVIDQSRLKMMAQSRPH; this comes from the exons ATGGAGATGAGGAGACAGGTCACTGTGTCCTGGGACTCAGGAGGGTCTGATGAAGCACCACCAAAG cCGAGTAGACCAGGCTATCCCAGTCCTCGCTCAAGTGAAGGTTTTTACCCTAGTCCCCAGCACCCAGGACACTACCAG ATGGCAGGATATCCCGGCCCTCACACCCTCCCCTCCGTGCCCAGTGCCCTATACCCCCCACAGGCAGCGATGCTGGACACGCAccacgcgcacacacaccccCGCCACCACGTCCACACGCACTCGCATGCACAGCACCTTCCACAGCCTCATGGACAGGACATGGTGCTATGGGGCTCCGCGATGGAG gacaGGGCAGTAGACATGCAGCAGTGTGTAGGCCAGCAGTGCCTGTTAATGGAGGAACAGCTGATGATACAACAacagcagatggaggaggatCAGAGGTGGCTGGAACAGGAGGAAAGGCTGctg aaacCAGACACCAGAAGTTCTCGAGGGAGTCTGGACAGAGAAGAAGGTGGACTTCAACCACCA ACAGGAAACCAGCACATATACCAGCCCGTTGGCAAACCAG AGCATGCAGCTCCCCCAAAGAAACCCCCTCGACCCGGGGCTCAGAGCCAGGTGGGCAGTCTGGCCTGTCTAAATACCGGAGACAGTTACAATGACGGAGtcaag CTTCAGCCCCAAGAGATAAGCCCACCTCCAACTGCCAATCTGGACCGTTCTAATGATAAGGTGTACGAGAACGTGACAGGATTGGTCAAAGCTGTGATCGAGATGTCAAGCAAGAttcagccagctcctcctgaggAATATGTTCCCATGGTCAAG GATGTGGGTCTGGCATTGAGGACGTTACTGGCCACAGTGGATGAGACATTACCACAACTTCcagccagcacacacagagag ATCGAGATGGCACAAAAGCTTTTGAACTCTGACTTGGCAGAGCTGATTGGGAAGATGAAGTTAGCCCAACAATATGTGATGACCAG TCTCCAGCAGGACTATAAGAAACAGATGCTGACGGCAGCTCACGCTCTTGCCGTCGACGCCAAGAACCTGCTGGATGTCATCGACCAATCCCGGCTCAAGATGATGGCCCAGTCCCGCCCGCACTAG